From a single Adhaeribacter swui genomic region:
- a CDS encoding RraA family protein: MKTKITIVLALLIALFFKNPLLAQTISKEELTYLTSDWKGERFPDGRPKLPDNLLERAKLIMIDDAWSVLKNEGYVNQFEGNWKSVNDMPMTGRAVTAMYLPSRPDLEKQIKDRGAKQGRKGNTNAWPIDILAKGDLYVADAFGKISGGGIMGATLANSIISKSGNGVVFDGAARDLQELRQIKGFNAVVRDFHPSYTEEMILQGLNTPIRIGRAVVLPGDLVIVQPEGVLFVPAHLAEQVVSTSEFVIRKDKFGFEMVRTGKYSTGEIDSQWPDKIKDDFLKWLEKHPELGKMTRPELDKVMSKRTW, from the coding sequence ATGAAAACAAAGATTACCATTGTTTTAGCCCTGTTAATTGCTTTATTTTTTAAAAATCCGCTGCTGGCGCAAACTATTTCCAAAGAAGAGCTTACCTATTTGACCTCCGATTGGAAAGGCGAACGTTTTCCGGATGGCCGACCTAAACTGCCAGATAATTTGCTGGAGCGGGCCAAGCTTATTATGATCGACGATGCCTGGAGCGTTTTAAAAAACGAGGGCTACGTAAACCAGTTTGAAGGCAACTGGAAAAGCGTGAACGATATGCCCATGACCGGTCGGGCGGTAACGGCCATGTACCTGCCCAGCCGCCCCGATTTAGAAAAACAAATCAAAGACCGGGGCGCCAAACAAGGCCGCAAAGGCAATACCAACGCCTGGCCCATTGATATTCTCGCCAAAGGTGATTTGTACGTGGCCGATGCTTTCGGTAAAATAAGTGGGGGCGGTATTATGGGTGCAACCTTAGCTAATTCGATTATTAGCAAATCAGGCAACGGGGTAGTTTTTGATGGCGCCGCCCGTGATTTACAGGAACTTCGCCAGATTAAAGGCTTTAACGCCGTAGTGCGCGATTTTCACCCGTCCTACACCGAAGAAATGATTTTACAAGGGCTCAATACGCCCATTCGCATTGGCCGAGCCGTGGTGCTACCCGGCGATTTAGTGATTGTGCAACCCGAAGGCGTTCTTTTTGTGCCGGCTCATTTGGCGGAACAAGTAGTGAGTACTTCAGAATTCGTAATCCGGAAAGATAAGTTTGGTTTTGAAATGGTGCGGACCGGCAAATACAGTACCGGCGAAATCGACAGCCAGTGGCCCGACAAAATCAAAGATGATTTCTTAAAATGGCTCGAAAAACACCCGGAACTAGGCAAAATGACCCGCCCGGAATTAGATAAAGTGATGAGCAAAAGAACGTGGTAG